In one window of Chryseobacterium sp. JV274 DNA:
- a CDS encoding DUF1062 domain-containing protein — protein sequence MSTKHIWEVKAKNTPLLKKKCNHCNSDRFYCSDKFRLNAQKKNIDIWLIYRCVKCSNTYNMTVFSRIRTESVSKELFNKFSENDTEIAWEYAFSQEIRKKNNVEADLESVAYEILYNTIPVEDLINMDGEIISFQIQCSFDFNVRASTVIRTCLGLSSSKLNLLLDSGTVYFNGKPLQKKYKIKNGDTVNINTKALIDIYLIGKEELFLKTADE from the coding sequence ATGAGTACAAAACATATTTGGGAGGTAAAAGCGAAAAATACTCCCTTACTAAAAAAGAAATGCAATCATTGTAACAGTGACAGATTTTATTGCAGCGATAAATTCAGATTGAATGCTCAAAAAAAGAATATAGATATATGGTTGATTTACCGATGTGTAAAATGCAGCAACACCTATAACATGACTGTTTTTTCAAGAATAAGAACAGAATCTGTCAGTAAAGAACTGTTCAATAAATTTTCAGAAAACGATACGGAAATTGCCTGGGAATATGCTTTTTCACAGGAAATAAGAAAGAAAAATAATGTAGAAGCAGATCTGGAAAGCGTAGCATATGAAATTCTATACAATACCATTCCTGTTGAAGATCTGATCAATATGGACGGTGAAATCATTTCGTTTCAGATACAATGTTCTTTTGATTTTAACGTAAGAGCTTCAACTGTTATCAGGACATGCTTAGGTCTTTCGTCATCTAAATTGAACCTTCTGCTTGATTCAGGTACAGTTTATTTTAACGGAAAACCTTTACAGAAGAAATACAAGATTAAAAACGGTGATACTGTTAACATCAACACAAAAGCGCTGATCGACATCTATCTTATTGGGAAAGAGGAATTATTTCTCAAAACCGCAGATGAATAA